One region of Rhizoctonia solani chromosome 9, complete sequence genomic DNA includes:
- a CDS encoding Retrotransposable element Tf2 protein has protein sequence MARLLHNLVKKDTPWQWNTKEQEAFQGLKDAITNTLVLCHVDPSKPYFLETDALGAALGSILSQQQEDGRLHPLGFLSESFKGAEQNYNTHDKELLAIIRSFEYWRIFLEGTAHPVTVFTDHRNLEYWKESRTFNRCHACWHLLLASYNFQIIYRPGKQSRKPDTLSQPSDHADIPPANQTMLPNPVFANIALVTPKKELQWQIEGALDQDESLEEILQFLQTKSKAPPSIKQAFKDYQMEAGLLFYQGWIVVPDVGSLRTDLLQIFHNSPLAGHPGRQQTLELISRNYYWPGIWANTYWHVDSCKTCQQIRKPKYAPIPPQPLELPKRPWQHISYDMIVDLPKDGAYNSILVIVDSFTK, from the coding sequence atggctaggctgCTACATAACCTAGTCAAAAAGGATACGCCTTGGCAATGGAACACTAAAGAACAGGAGGCATTCCAAGGATTAAAagatgccatcaccaacaCACTGGTACTATGTCACGTGGACCCTTCAAAACCTTACTTCCTGGAGACAGATGCATTGGGAGCAGCATTGGGATCTATTctcagccaacaacaggaagatggGCGCCTACACCCACTAGGCTTCCTATctgaatcattcaaaggggcAGAACAAAACTACAatacccatgacaaggagcttctggcaatcatcaggtcctttgaatattggcgcatcttcttggaaggaacagcACATCCTGTCACTGTTTTTACAGATCACCGTAACctagagtactggaaggaatccagAACTTTCAACCGCTGCCATGCATGTTGGCACCTTCTACTAGCCAGCTATAATTTCCAGATTATATACAGaccaggaaaacagtccAGAAAACCTGACACCCTGTCACAACCGTCAGACCACGCAGACATCCCCCCTGCCAATCAGACCATGCTTCCCAaccctgtatttgccaacatagCCCTAGTCACGCCCAAGAAAGAACTGCAATGGCAGATTGAGGGAGCCCTGGACCAAGATGAAtccttggaggaaatcctACAGTTCCTCCAAACCAAGTCAAAGGCACCCCCATCCATTAAACAGGCTTTCAAGGACtatcaaatggaagcaggTCTACTTTTTTACCAAGGATGGATTGTGGTTCCTGATGTTGGCTCCCTGAGAACAGACCTCCTCCAaatcttccacaacagcccaCTGGCAGGCCACCCAGGCAGGCAACAAACCCTGGAATTGATTTCACGCAATTACTATTGGCCGGGTATTTGGGCcaatacatactggcacgtggactCATGCAAAACTTGCCAACAAATCAGAAAGCCAAAGTATGCGCCCATTCCCCCGCAACCGCTGGAACTCCCCAAACGCCCCTGGCAACAcatctcctatgacatgattgttgaTCTACCCAAGGACGGGGCTTACAACTCTAtactggtcattgtggacagTTTCACCAAATAA
- a CDS encoding Retrotransposable element Tf2 protein, whose amino-acid sequence MLDGSSPQAGKIWKKANLTFSLDGKQMTKTFLICNTGSHTAILGLKWLDSDNPEIDWNMRTLNLPHSPLEQVTIAEEEEANKRPLEGVPSKYHQYTKVFGEEEFNKLSPHRHYNIGIELMEEGPLNSPLSWTRSHDQYNMTDAKSAMLKDWLRDKLKARKIRPSKSSISSPVMFVPKKDGSHCLVVDYCCLNNWTKKNIYLLPRLDDLMAQLWGAKVFTKLDLRWGYNNVQVKEGNEWKTVFCTKYGLYQSLVMTFGLTNAPAAFQHFMNKLFKDLLDVCVIIYLDNILIYSKDNISHTQHVREVLQRLMENQLFCKASKCTFHITSVEYLGIIVLDKGFSLDKLKIQAVQEWPVPTKVKEVQLFLGFANFLC is encoded by the exons atgcttgatgggtcaagcccccaggccggcaaaatctggaagaaagCAAATCTAACCTTCTCTCTTGATGGCAAGCAAATGACCAAAACCTTCCTCatatgtaacacagggtcccacactgccatattgggattgaaatggttggactCGGATaatccagaaattgattggaacatgcGTACCCTGAACCTCCCTCATTCACCACTGGAACAAGTAACCAttgctgaggaagaagaagccaacAAAagaccccttgaaggagtaccctccaaataccatcaatacaccaaggtatttggagaggaagaattcaacaagctttcCCCACATAGGCACTACAATATTGGGATAGAACTtatggaagaaggcccccttaATTCTCccctgtcctggacacggtcacatgaccagtacaa catgactgacgccaaaTCTGCCATGCTCAAAGATTGGCttagggacaaactcaaggccaggaaaatccgccccagcaagtcatccatcagctcccctgtcatgtttgttcccaaaaaggatggttcccatTGCCTTGTAGTTGATTATTGTTGCCTAAACAAttggaccaagaagaacattTACCTGCTACCCCGTCTggatgaccttatggcccagctctggggtgccaaggtcttcactaagttagatctaagatggggttacaataacgtccaagttaaggaaggcaatgaatggaaaaccgtgTTTTGTACCAAATACGGCCTTTACCAGTCCCTagttatgacctttggcttaaccaatgcccctgctgccttccaacacttcatgaacaagctgTTTAAGGACCTActagatgtatgcgtcattatctaccttgacaacatttTAATCTACTCCAAGGACAACATATCCCACACACAGCACGTCCGTGAAGTCTTACAACGTCTCATGGAAAACCAGctattctgcaaggcctCAAAGTGCACCTTCCACATTACTTCTGTTGAATATCTGGGGATCATTGTCTTGGACAAGGgcttcagcctggataaactcaaaatccaggcagtacaggaatggccagTCCCCacaaaggtcaaagaagtccaattgttcttgggatttgccaacttcctatgttga
- a CDS encoding Retrotransposon-derived protein PEG10, with protein sequence MATHSQSSACPASPLDQGELGPTLPATAVELTSLKPKVYGEVSLKRAISLILGLQNQVIWLKRELKETKEAAKEAQDWMGAIDQALTCIEARGGAPTHQKTGSPQHAPLVAWANPIKAPPTFAQPTPIWVPLQGYTPPPPLPIQLHSPQVPQPMAPVATYQTLVKVDHPNAYTGKIGNKACQWLTRMLAWVRLNQRMFPTDQETLSFLLMNMKDVAGAWAHPHLDQLGSHRALIQTVDEFRTEFLAAFGNPDATRAAEQQITHLTQTGTCAEYITKFRTIAMDLDWNNAALCRQFAQGLHWEVSQLIATHERRPTTLLKLQNTALVIDNTLRKERASHLPKGSKPGTSSTTPNRGASTSQQATRPGRLSSNPNFVSKEEQNRRRAEGLCIKCRRAGHKFAECRTGWKATPKEEGVKKEAAKIGKESGPKAGKG encoded by the exons atggcaacccATTCCCAGAGCTCCGCTTGTCCCGCGtcccctcttgatcaaggagagttgggacccactcttccggcaaccgcCGTTGAGTTAACAAGCCTCAAACCcaaggtctatggggaagtctccctcaaaCGGGCAATTTCCCtcatcctgggattgcaaaaccaagtcatctGGCTCAAGCGGGAACTcaaggaaaccaaggaagcagcaaaggaagcccaagactggatgggagcaattgatcaagccctcacttgcattgaggctaggggtggagcccccacacaccagaagaccggaagcCCCCAGCA tgcgccccttgttgcctgggccaaccccatCAAAGCTCCCCCTACCTTTGCACAACCAACCCCCATCTGGGTCCCCCTGCAAggctatactccccctccacctttgcctatccaactccattccccccaagtccctcaACCAATGGCTCCTGTAGCCACTTATCAAACCCTGGTCAAGGTAGATCATCCCAACGCCTATACTGGGaaaatagggaacaaagcctgccagtggctcacaaggatgctggCATGGGTACGCCTCAATCaacggatgttcccaacggATCAGGAGACCTTATCCTTCCTgttgatgaatatgaaggatgtagcaggggcctgggctcaccctCATCTTGACCAACTAGGTTCTCACAGGGCCTTAATTCAAACGGTTGATGAGTTCAGGACGGAGtttttggctgcatttggcaacccagatgccacaagggctgcAGAGCAGCAAATTACAcacctcactcagacaggcacctgtgctgagtatattacaaaattcaggactattgccatggacctggattggAACAATGCCGCCCTCTGCAGGCAATTTgcacaaggcctccactgggaggtcagccaaCTCATTGCTACCCATGAGCGGCGCCCCACTACTCTCCTCAAGCTGCAGAACACAGCTCTGGTCATTGACAACACCctccgcaaagagcgtgccagccacctgccAAAGGGTAGTAAGCCTGGAACCTCTAgcaccacccccaataggggggcaagtaccagccaacaggccaccagaCCAGGACGCCTATCCagcaatcccaactttgtctccaaggaagagcaaaaccgccgcagggctgaaggcctctgcatcaaatgcagaaGAGCAgggcacaagtttgcggaatgccgcactggctggaaggccacgcCCAAGGAAGAGGGTGTCAaaaaggaagccgccaaaattggcaaagagtctggacccaaagcAGGAAAAggctaa